Part of the Pelmatolapia mariae isolate MD_Pm_ZW linkage group LG3_W, Pm_UMD_F_2, whole genome shotgun sequence genome is shown below.
GCCCGCCAAATCTCGAGGCATCGTATCCATCAGACTTTGGCTCTGAACCGTGGTAGCCATTTTGGTCAAGAGGGCATTCTTTGGACCAGTGGCCTTCCTGCCCGCAACGATAACAACCCGATCTGTCTCCCATTCCCGGCGCAGTACGCAGGCGGCTAGTCGAAAGCTTCACGCTCATCAGTTTgccttaaaaagaaaagactcaATAAGGATTTATACCTGCATTCATATTTCCTGCCTGTATCAATCAGCTAAAAAGCTGCATTGTATTCCAACAGTAGCAAGAAGACATACCTAATGATTTGAGCACTAAAAATATGGTTATTAAAGCTGAAATCCGTAACTTAAAACGCTTCTTAAACCACCGAAAACACAACAGGTAACTAATACGATGTGATCAGTGAGCGTCAATTTCAACTTGTACCCGTGGTGCGGACGTGGATCTCACCGGCACAACCCGAGATTTATGATCCTGCGAATAAATGCATGTCAAACACCACGTTCTACGAACAGAACTACGTCACGTCCGTTTTAATCCTGCCCTTAATGGGACTATGCATTTGGTCCGATATGTACACTCTATGTACTTCAAATCGGAGATACTTGGAATAACCACAAAACAGGTGTTTACCTGACGAGTGAGTCATAAATTCCAGTCTGTGTCCCTTTAAGTCCACAACACAGGCGGATATTACCAAAGACATTACGGATACCAGCTTTAAAATGATGTTGGAATTGTTTATTAAAACTTACCttagttctttttctttttactcacCTGCATTTGAGCAATAATTTACCCATCAACATAACAACAATATTGATACTACATCTTTAATCTgactttaattaaatcatcaagCCCAGCCCAAGAGTTCACCTTTAAAAGCTGTGTTGTCTAACTGATTAATGGCTTCCATGGCATCCTCCATTCTCTCCATGTGAACAAAAGCATAGTTTTTTACTATGTCACACTCCAACACAGCGCCAAACTCTTCAAACTTGGCCCTCAGCTCCTGGTTGGTACAGGCAATGTTGCCAACGTGCAGTTTGGTGGATCCCCTCGACTTGCCACGACTTAATTCCACGTTCATAGGCTGGCCATTCAGCTCATACTGGTGGAGATTGCGGATGGCTTCCTCTGCCTCTGTTTTGTCATCCATGTGCACAAAGCCAAAGTTCTTGACAATTGAGCATTCTGCAATCTTGCCATACTGGGAGAAGAGAGAGCGAAGTTCA
Proteins encoded:
- the LOC134625042 gene encoding RNA-binding protein 4.1-like isoform X2: MVKIFIGNLSPDTTSDELRSLFSQYGKIAECSIVKNFGFVHMDDKTEAEEAIRNLHQYELNGQPMNVELSRGKSRGSTKLHVGNIACTNQELRAKFEEFGAVLECDIVKNYAFVHMERMEDAMEAINQLDNTAFKGELLGWA